In the Saccharococcus thermophilus genome, GGCCTTTATTTTTGGCTAGATAAAGAAGCAACTCAAATTCTTTCGGAGTAAGCTCGAGCTGCTTTCCATCAAAATATGCTTCATAGCTGTCTGGGAAAATTTCTAATTCACCAATGACGATTCGTTCATCGTCTTCCTCGGCAGGATTGGAAAGCTGCGTGCGCCGCAAGATCGCCTTCACCCGCGCGATGACTTCACGGGGGCTAAACGGCTTGGTCATGTAGTCATCTGCGCCAAGCTCGAGCCCGAGCACTTTGTCGAATTCGTCGTCTTTCGCCGTCAACATTAAAATCGGTGTCATCACTTTTTGCTGTCGCAATTGTTTGCACACTTCGACCCCGTCGAGCTTTGGAAGCATCAAGTCCAAAATGATTAACGCCGGCTGTTCACTAGCTACTTTCTCGATCGCTTCCTCGCCATCATTTGCCGTCACGACCGTAAATCCTGCTTGTTCCAAATTGTATGTTAACAGCGTGACAATCGATTGTTCGTCGTCGACAACTAACACTTTTTTGCCCATCCTTCTCCTCCGCTCTGCTATTTAGAATTAAGTTTATCCATGTTTATCATACCATAAAAC is a window encoding:
- a CDS encoding response regulator transcription factor — its product is MGKKVLVVDDEQSIVTLLTYNLEQAGFTVVTANDGEEAIEKVASEQPALIILDLMLPKLDGVEVCKQLRQQKVMTPILMLTAKDDEFDKVLGLELGADDYMTKPFSPREVIARVKAILRRTQLSNPAEEDDERIVIGELEIFPDSYEAYFDGKQLELTPKEFELLLYLAKNKGRVLTRDQLLSAVWNYDFAGDTRIVDVHISHLREKIEHDTKKPLYIKTIRGLGYKLEEPKRND